A stretch of DNA from Mesorhizobium onobrychidis:
ATCAGCCTTCACGGTGCGCGGCTTTCTGGTCGATGGAGCGTCGGGCTGGCGCAAGGCTGCCCGTTCTTTTGGCGGGGCTTCCGGCTCGATGCGAAAAGCCGCCGGCTTGCGGGGCGCGGTCATGCCAGATAATCTCCGATCAGGAACTGCAGGGCGCGGTCGAGCCTGATATGCGGCAGCGACAGCGTGACGCCTTCAGCCGTGCGTTCGAGCTTTGGCGGGCGAAAGCGCACGAAGCGGATCGCCGGGTCATCATTACTTTGTCGATGGTCTGGGCTCTGGCGATGGTCTGGCCCAGAGACATCGAACACTGCATCAATTTTCTCCGGTAAATCACCGGGAAATATGGCTGTTTCGGTTTTTCCATCAAATGTTTCGCCGTTGATCTTTTCACCTTTCAACGGTGTGCCAATGATGACCGGCAACGTCTCACGGCCTTGCTTGACCGTGCCTTCCCGGGTCGCTCGCACCGCCGCCAGGGCAACCACGTCGACATCGGCGCCGGTGAAATTCGCCCGCGCCACGGCACGGTCGGCGAGCCGCCGCACGATCGCCTGCAGCTGGTCGTGGCTTTCGTGGTGCAGATGGTCCGCCTTCGTCGCCGCCACCAATATGCGGTCGATGCGCCTTGAAAAAAAGTCGGTCAGGAAATTGCCGCGGCCGGGGCGGAAACATGCGAGGATTTCGGTCACAGCACGTTCGAGATCGGCCATTGCGCCGGGGCCTGCGTTCAAGGCCTGCAGGGCGTCTATCACCACGATCTGACGGTCGAGGCGCGTGATGTGCTCCCGGAAGAACGGCTTTACGACATATGTCTTGTAGGCCTCGTAGCGCCGCTCCATCATCGCCTGAAGCGACCCGGAACGCGCGCGCCGCTCACTCAGGCCCGGCATGGGCGCGAATGTCAGCGCCGGCGAGCCCTCAAGATCGCCGGGCATCAGGAAACGGCCGGGTGGCAGAGTCGAAAGCGCCCGCTCGTCGAGCTTGCATGCCTTGAGATAAGCGGCGAAGCTGTCGGCGAGGCGGCGCGCCGTCATCTCGTCGGCGTCCGCATTCGGATCGACCGCTGCCGAGAGCGCGCGCCATTCCTGTGAAAGGTCGACGCGCACCGGCAGTACGGCCATCTCGAAGGCTTCGCGTGAGAAATCAGCGTAGGATTTGCCGAGCAGCGGCAGGTCGAGCAGCCATTCGCCGGGATAGTCGACGATATCGACCGACAATCTGCCTGATGAAAACATGCGGCTCCAGCCGGAGGCCGATTCATATTCGATGGTGAGCCTCAGCTCGGAAATAGCCCGTGTCGAATCCGGCCAGAGGCGGTCGTCGACCAGGGCCGCTACGTGATCCTCGTACTGGAATCGCGGTACGGCGTCATCCGGTTGCTCTTCGAGGAAGGCACGGGCGATGCGTCCCGATTTCTGCGCCGCGAACAGCGGCAAGCGCCCGCCATGGATCAGATTGTGCACAAAGGCTGAGATGAACACTGTCTTGCCTGCGCGGGAAAGGCCAGTA
This window harbors:
- a CDS encoding YcjX family protein, whose translation is MASSLTTFTDEAKIALDTLSGRATGLFSPSLRLGVTGLSRAGKTVFISAFVHNLIHGGRLPLFAAQKSGRIARAFLEEQPDDAVPRFQYEDHVAALVDDRLWPDSTRAISELRLTIEYESASGWSRMFSSGRLSVDIVDYPGEWLLDLPLLGKSYADFSREAFEMAVLPVRVDLSQEWRALSAAVDPNADADEMTARRLADSFAAYLKACKLDERALSTLPPGRFLMPGDLEGSPALTFAPMPGLSERRARSGSLQAMMERRYEAYKTYVVKPFFREHITRLDRQIVVIDALQALNAGPGAMADLERAVTEILACFRPGRGNFLTDFFSRRIDRILVAATKADHLHHESHDQLQAIVRRLADRAVARANFTGADVDVVALAAVRATREGTVKQGRETLPVIIGTPLKGEKINGETFDGKTETAIFPGDLPEKIDAVFDVSGPDHRQSPDHRQSNDDPAIRFVRFRPPKLERTAEGVTLSLPHIRLDRALQFLIGDYLA